One Planctomycetaceae bacterium DNA segment encodes these proteins:
- a CDS encoding TetR/AcrR family transcriptional regulator, producing the protein MDDSSDKPTDAPAGGGSDAPQGQADGAPGASPNGHHGNRRADILAAAGKAFDAHGYAGTTMDQIASQAGVAKGSLYNYFQSKQDLFLALFKESIASAQQQTDELIGEPIGSGEKLRRLLDVWYHDFERFRAMGALVLEFWLAASREDPQGQMIQAMRGLHQDQCRRIEAIVNQGVASGEFRDMDPQWSSATVMALLNGLTLQSILGVGAAVDEDFLEALKNGLVTSMAAGAPHGADVQQKGNHDA; encoded by the coding sequence ATGGACGACTCGTCCGACAAACCGACAGACGCCCCGGCTGGCGGCGGCTCCGACGCGCCTCAGGGCCAAGCGGACGGCGCGCCGGGCGCCTCGCCCAACGGGCATCATGGCAATCGGCGGGCGGACATTCTGGCCGCGGCGGGCAAGGCCTTCGACGCCCACGGCTATGCCGGAACGACGATGGACCAGATCGCCTCGCAGGCGGGGGTCGCCAAGGGCAGCCTGTACAACTATTTCCAGAGCAAGCAGGACCTGTTCCTGGCGCTGTTCAAGGAGAGTATCGCCTCGGCCCAGCAGCAGACCGACGAGTTGATCGGCGAGCCGATCGGCTCGGGCGAGAAGCTGCGGCGGCTGCTGGACGTGTGGTATCACGACTTCGAGCGTTTTCGCGCGATGGGCGCGTTGGTGCTGGAGTTCTGGCTGGCGGCCTCGCGGGAAGACCCTCAGGGCCAGATGATCCAGGCGATGCGCGGGCTTCACCAAGACCAGTGCCGGCGCATCGAGGCGATCGTGAACCAAGGCGTGGCCAGCGGCGAGTTTCGCGACATGGACCCACAATGGTCCAGCGCGACGGTGATGGCCCTGCTCAACGGCCTGACGCTCCAGAGCATCCTGGGTGTCGGGGCCGCGGTAGACGAGGACTTTCTCGAAGCGCTCAAGAACGGGCTGGTGACGAGCATGGCCGCCGGAGCGCCGCACGGCGCGGACGTACAACAAAAGGGAAACCACGATGCGTGA
- the dinD gene encoding DNA damage-inducible protein D, producing MSENHLPASDRSPFESLKNLNQHGAEYWTARQLQPLLGYKQWRSFEKAIKKGIISCEQSGNDPAHHFARARKMIALGKGGVRDVDDYMLSRFACYLIAQNGDPRIAQIAEAQKYFAVQTRRQEISDTTAADLERLEIRKQTSQEFKALSGAARTAGVQDRMFGMFHDAGYKGLYGGLGREQIKARKGIPAKEQLMDRMDTTELAANQFRMTQTREKLARENIHDPGRAIETHARVGKEVRDAIKRIGGTSPEDIPPAEHIKQVRKRIAKAPAKLQLGDKDAKGLAGDPQ from the coding sequence ATGTCTGAAAACCATTTGCCGGCTTCTGATCGCAGTCCGTTTGAGAGTTTGAAGAATCTGAACCAGCATGGGGCAGAATACTGGACAGCCCGGCAACTGCAGCCACTGTTGGGATATAAGCAATGGCGCAGTTTCGAGAAGGCGATCAAGAAAGGCATAATCTCTTGTGAACAGTCAGGCAATGATCCGGCGCATCACTTTGCGCGCGCGCGCAAAATGATCGCTTTGGGCAAGGGGGGCGTTCGAGACGTTGACGACTACATGCTTTCCCGCTTCGCATGCTATTTGATCGCGCAGAATGGCGACCCTCGCATCGCTCAAATCGCTGAAGCCCAGAAATACTTCGCTGTCCAGACCCGCAGACAGGAGATATCCGATACGACGGCAGCCGATCTGGAGCGATTGGAGATCCGCAAGCAGACCTCCCAAGAGTTCAAAGCGCTTTCGGGCGCCGCCAGGACGGCCGGAGTCCAGGATCGGATGTTCGGGATGTTTCACGACGCCGGGTACAAAGGGCTATACGGCGGGTTGGGCAGAGAGCAGATCAAAGCCCGCAAAGGGATTCCCGCCAAAGAACAACTGATGGATCGGATGGATACGACGGAATTGGCGGCCAATCAGTTCCGGATGACGCAGACTCGCGAGAAACTCGCACGGGAAAACATCCATGATCCAGGCCGCGCTATCGAAACCCATGCGCGGGTCGGCAAAGAAGTGAGGGACGCCATCAAGCGAATCGGGGGTACCTCCCCGGAGGATATCCCTCCTGCTGAGCACATCAAACAAGTGCGCAAGCGAATAGCCAAGGCTCCGGCCAAATTGCAGTTGGGCGACAAAGACGCCAAGGGATTGGCTGGCGATCCGCAATAG
- a CDS encoding MFS transporter, with protein MSTAALGAPRSLERSGHEKFLFVACFVSLVATSVAFVIRGFVIGELGRTFNLSPTQQGEIIGAGFWPFGISIVLFSLIIDRVGYGKSMIFAFLCHVASVALTIFATSYEHLYLGACLCGLAAGTIEAVINPAVATMFPNSKTKMLSVLHAAWPGGIVLGGIIILSMGEAKTLDIGSWTVQAWQAKVALLLAPTIAYGLLMLRAKFPVNERVAAGVPYRDMLKEAGALGALIVLYMIMKEIGRVVLTHIAILNQKAFPVFSIPLTWVDVIVYGVIIVSVVSYLIYTRSLGRAMYIFLLLVMIMLAITELGTDGWISELRDPAMRKLGMKGGWILIYTATLMMILRFIIGPIVKVLKPLGVLLGGSLFAAAGLYLLSDASAAWWILLTATIYGIGQAYFWPVTLGVVAERFPKGGALTINAIGGMGMLGVGIIGGPLLGWIQDSSIEKNLKNETAIYSKYIDTPKTSFLGEYRPLNAEQVKLLKDKVDLAGRPDAGKPDKDYRDLVARSYKPFAQAKKIENPSLEQMIQVLAEKDMIISGAGLDAAKADLAKITEAQTIGKQDAMKQIALLPVIMALCYIGLIIYFRTKGGYKAVELTANGETEVVPTLRRELADEAATPSE; from the coding sequence TTGTCAACCGCAGCCCTTGGCGCCCCGCGATCGCTCGAACGCAGCGGGCATGAGAAGTTCCTGTTCGTGGCGTGCTTCGTTTCGCTGGTGGCGACCTCGGTGGCATTCGTCATCCGCGGGTTTGTCATCGGCGAGCTGGGCAGGACGTTCAATCTCAGCCCCACGCAGCAGGGCGAGATCATCGGTGCGGGCTTCTGGCCTTTCGGCATCAGCATCGTGCTGTTCAGCCTGATCATCGACCGCGTCGGCTACGGCAAGAGCATGATCTTCGCCTTCTTGTGCCATGTGGCGTCGGTGGCCCTGACGATCTTTGCGACCTCGTACGAACACCTGTACCTGGGCGCCTGCCTGTGCGGGCTGGCGGCAGGAACGATCGAGGCCGTCATCAACCCCGCCGTGGCGACGATGTTCCCCAACAGCAAGACCAAGATGCTCAGCGTCCTGCACGCGGCGTGGCCGGGCGGCATCGTGCTGGGCGGGATCATCATCCTGTCCATGGGCGAGGCGAAGACTCTGGATATCGGCTCGTGGACGGTGCAGGCCTGGCAGGCCAAGGTCGCCCTGCTGCTGGCGCCCACGATCGCCTACGGACTGTTGATGCTGCGGGCGAAGTTCCCCGTCAATGAGCGGGTGGCCGCCGGCGTGCCGTATCGCGACATGCTCAAAGAGGCCGGCGCCCTGGGCGCCCTGATCGTGCTGTACATGATCATGAAGGAGATCGGGCGCGTCGTGTTGACCCACATCGCGATCCTGAACCAGAAAGCGTTCCCGGTCTTTTCCATTCCGTTGACGTGGGTCGACGTGATCGTCTACGGCGTGATCATCGTCTCGGTGGTCTCGTACCTGATCTACACCCGCTCCCTGGGCCGGGCCATGTATATCTTCCTGCTGCTGGTGATGATCATGCTGGCGATCACTGAACTGGGAACCGATGGCTGGATCTCGGAGCTCCGCGACCCGGCGATGAGGAAACTGGGCATGAAGGGCGGATGGATCCTCATCTACACCGCCACGCTGATGATGATCCTGCGATTCATCATCGGCCCGATCGTCAAGGTGCTCAAACCCCTGGGCGTGCTGCTGGGCGGGTCGCTGTTCGCCGCGGCGGGGCTTTATCTGCTGTCCGACGCCTCGGCCGCCTGGTGGATTCTGCTGACAGCCACCATCTATGGAATCGGTCAGGCGTACTTCTGGCCGGTAACGCTGGGCGTGGTGGCCGAGCGTTTTCCCAAGGGTGGAGCGTTGACGATCAATGCCATCGGCGGCATGGGCATGCTGGGCGTGGGGATCATCGGCGGACCGCTGCTGGGATGGATCCAGGACTCCAGCATCGAGAAGAATCTCAAGAACGAAACCGCCATTTACAGCAAGTACATCGACACCCCCAAGACCAGCTTCCTGGGCGAGTACCGCCCGCTCAACGCCGAGCAGGTCAAGCTCCTCAAAGACAAAGTCGATCTGGCCGGCCGCCCCGACGCCGGAAAACCGGACAAAGACTACCGCGACCTCGTGGCCCGCAGCTACAAGCCCTTTGCCCAGGCCAAGAAGATCGAAAACCCGTCGCTGGAACAGATGATCCAGGTGCTTGCCGAAAAAGATATGATCATCTCCGGCGCCGGACTTGACGCGGCCAAGGCCGACCTGGCCAAGATCACCGAGGCTCAGACCATCGGGAAGCAGGATGCCATGAAACAGATCGCCCTGCTGCCGGTCATCATGGCGCTGTGCTACATCGGCCTGATTATCTACTTCCGAACCAAGGGCGGATACAAGGCCGTCGAGTTGACCGCCAATGGGGAAACCGAAGTCGTACCCACGCTCAGGCGCGAATTAGCCGACGAGGCCGCAACGCCCAGCGAATGA
- a CDS encoding FAD:protein FMN transferase, with amino-acid sequence MSYPEPYRTGQGSGAFWRVAAVASTLVILVALIWSGWRAAQGHEMISRTTRDESIMGTVTEITATGDFGDEEAINQAMIDALKALRQVEALMSVYLSQSELSQFNAAPVGQVVPLSPEIMTLLRTAREMTRRSGGAFDPTCRPIVTLWKQCAQEKRLPTDEQIAAAMKKVGWDKISLQAGGAVKLAASDGVDLGGIAKGYAADQAAKAMQTHGVRGGLVNVGGNMRCFGQSKGGGPWHIGIRNPSWHRGMDENAQTIGTLRLTGGAVSTSGNYERFVEIQGKRYSHIVDPRTGRPVDTYPSVTVIAADGAEADAWSTALSVLGPAGLALLESQEDTEAMIVTGTSQEQIVTTSGFFRLLADPITLPPLPAAATRPEGP; translated from the coding sequence ATGAGCTATCCTGAACCGTATCGCACAGGGCAAGGCAGCGGGGCCTTTTGGCGCGTTGCGGCTGTAGCTTCGACGCTGGTGATTCTTGTGGCGCTGATCTGGTCGGGATGGCGTGCCGCGCAAGGGCACGAGATGATCTCGCGCACCACGCGGGACGAGAGCATCATGGGCACGGTGACGGAGATCACCGCCACGGGCGATTTTGGCGACGAGGAAGCGATCAATCAGGCGATGATCGACGCGCTCAAGGCTCTGCGCCAGGTCGAGGCGCTCATGAGCGTCTACCTATCGCAGTCGGAACTGTCGCAGTTCAACGCCGCGCCGGTGGGGCAAGTGGTGCCGCTTTCACCCGAGATCATGACCCTGCTGCGCACTGCGCGCGAGATGACCCGGCGCAGCGGCGGGGCCTTCGACCCGACCTGCCGCCCGATCGTGACGCTCTGGAAGCAGTGCGCCCAGGAGAAACGCCTGCCCACCGACGAGCAGATCGCCGCGGCGATGAAGAAGGTCGGCTGGGACAAGATCTCCCTCCAGGCGGGCGGGGCGGTCAAGCTCGCTGCCAGCGACGGGGTGGACCTGGGCGGCATTGCCAAAGGCTACGCCGCCGACCAGGCGGCCAAGGCGATGCAGACCCACGGCGTGCGCGGCGGCCTGGTCAATGTCGGGGGCAACATGCGATGCTTCGGTCAGTCCAAAGGCGGCGGGCCCTGGCACATCGGCATCCGCAACCCGTCCTGGCATCGCGGCATGGACGAGAACGCCCAGACGATCGGAACTCTGCGATTGACCGGCGGCGCCGTCTCCACCAGCGGCAACTACGAACGCTTCGTCGAGATCCAGGGCAAACGCTATAGCCACATCGTCGATCCGCGAACCGGGCGGCCGGTCGATACCTATCCCTCGGTAACGGTGATAGCCGCCGACGGCGCCGAGGCCGACGCCTGGTCGACCGCCCTGAGCGTGCTGGGTCCGGCGGGCCTGGCGCTTCTGGAAAGCCAAGAGGACACCGAGGCCATGATCGTGACGGGCACGTCCCAGGAGCAGATTGTCACCACCAGCGGATTCTTCCGGCTGTTGGCGGATCCCATCACCTTGCCCCCCTTGCCCGCCGCCGCGACGCGACCGGAAGGACCGTGA
- the queF gene encoding preQ(1) synthase — translation MATFETFGNPRPGRAYVVRHVAPEFTSVCPKTGQPDFGTIEIEYTPGDLCVELKSLKLYLQGFRNQGVFYEDVINRILDDLVEALRPRRMTVTGTFTPRGGMHTIVTATHELS, via the coding sequence ATGGCGACATTTGAAACGTTCGGTAATCCGCGGCCGGGGCGGGCGTACGTTGTGCGCCACGTGGCGCCGGAGTTCACGTCGGTCTGTCCCAAGACCGGTCAGCCGGATTTCGGGACCATCGAGATCGAGTACACCCCCGGCGACCTGTGCGTCGAGCTCAAGAGCCTCAAGCTGTACCTGCAGGGGTTCCGCAACCAGGGCGTGTTCTACGAAGACGTGATCAACCGCATCCTGGACGACCTGGTCGAGGCCCTGCGCCCGCGGCGGATGACGGTGACAGGCACATTCACGCCCCGCGGGGGCATGCACACGATCGTGACGGCGACACATGAGCTATCCTGA
- a CDS encoding type II toxin-antitoxin system HicA family toxin has translation MSKMPRLRGREVIRILKRAGFEVIRVRGSHHFLRHSDGRATVVPVHAGEDLGPGLTRAILRDCDLTLQQFLSL, from the coding sequence ATGAGCAAGATGCCCCGATTGCGTGGGCGGGAAGTGATCCGAATCTTGAAAAGGGCGGGGTTTGAAGTGATTCGAGTTCGGGGCAGCCACCATTTTCTGCGTCATTCTGACGGCAGAGCAACAGTTGTCCCAGTGCATGCCGGCGAAGATCTCGGGCCGGGGCTTACGCGGGCAATTCTGCGAGACTGCGACCTGACATTGCAGCAGTTCCTTTCATTGTAA
- a CDS encoding type II toxin-antitoxin system HicB family antitoxin has product MRREFSVIIEKDEKGWLVASVPELKGCHTQAKSMDKLLERVREAIAVCLEAQEDTEDEVHEFVGVQRVAVES; this is encoded by the coding sequence ATGCGACGCGAATTTAGCGTAATCATCGAGAAGGATGAGAAAGGCTGGCTTGTGGCTTCGGTGCCGGAGCTCAAAGGCTGCCACACGCAGGCGAAGTCTATGGACAAGCTGCTCGAGCGAGTCCGAGAGGCCATTGCGGTTTGTTTGGAGGCGCAGGAAGATACCGAAGATGAAGTGCATGAATTTGTTGGAGTGCAGCGGGTCGCGGTGGAATCATGA
- the queC gene encoding 7-cyano-7-deazaguanine synthase QueC, whose translation MKRTQPPKPAVVLLSGGLDSATTLAVAADSGFACHCLSFDYGQRHRFELQAAARVAAALKAADHRVVKLDLTAAGGFGHSALTDAIDVPKDRTGPQVESEIRNPKSAIPVTYVPARNTIFLSIALGFAEVTGAFDIFIGVNAVDYSGYPDCRSEFIAAFTRLANLATAAAVEGRGQFAIHAPLIHMSKGQIIRTGLALGVDYSLTHSCYDPSPDGAACGRCDSCRLRLAGFKQAGVSDPLTYVTAEDSG comes from the coding sequence ATGAAACGCACTCAACCACCCAAACCCGCTGTCGTGCTCCTGTCGGGAGGGCTCGACTCGGCCACCACGCTCGCCGTGGCAGCCGATTCCGGCTTCGCCTGCCACTGCCTGAGCTTCGACTACGGCCAGCGCCACCGCTTTGAGCTCCAGGCGGCTGCACGCGTGGCCGCGGCGCTCAAGGCCGCCGACCACCGCGTCGTGAAACTGGACCTGACCGCCGCCGGCGGGTTCGGCCACAGCGCCCTGACCGACGCGATCGACGTGCCCAAGGACCGGACCGGGCCGCAGGTGGAATCCGAAATCCGCAATCCCAAATCCGCAATTCCCGTCACCTACGTTCCGGCCCGCAACACGATTTTCCTGAGCATCGCATTGGGGTTCGCCGAGGTGACCGGGGCGTTCGATATCTTCATCGGCGTCAACGCCGTCGACTACAGCGGCTACCCCGACTGCCGAAGCGAATTCATCGCCGCCTTCACGCGCCTGGCGAACCTGGCCACCGCGGCGGCCGTCGAAGGGCGAGGGCAGTTCGCCATCCACGCCCCGCTGATTCACATGAGCAAGGGACAGATCATCCGCACCGGCCTGGCGTTGGGCGTCGATTACTCGCTGACGCATAGCTGCTACGACCCGTCACCCGACGGCGCCGCCTGCGGCCGCTGCGACTCCTGCCGCCTGCGCCTGGCAGGATTCAAGCAAGCCGGGGTCAGCGACCCACTGACATACGTGACCGCTGAAGATTCCGGATGA
- a CDS encoding metal-dependent transcriptional regulator → MNAKNKSAGEHELSASQEDYLEAVCLLVQRNKVARVRDIADHMKVGMPSVTAALKNLSARGLVNYDPYEVVTLTGPGEQVAQQITRTHTFLRRFLIGVLGVSAASAEANACRLEHAVDAELLERLRSFAEFIEHCPRTGPDWVQEFLEYCNRRQDPEHCKDCKADKNS, encoded by the coding sequence TTGAATGCCAAGAACAAATCGGCGGGCGAACACGAGTTGAGCGCTTCGCAGGAGGATTACCTTGAGGCGGTCTGCCTGCTCGTGCAGCGCAACAAGGTCGCCCGGGTGCGGGACATCGCCGACCACATGAAGGTCGGCATGCCCTCGGTGACTGCGGCCCTGAAGAACCTCTCCGCCCGCGGGCTGGTGAATTACGACCCGTACGAGGTGGTCACCCTGACGGGGCCCGGCGAGCAAGTGGCCCAGCAGATCACGCGAACTCACACGTTCCTGAGGCGGTTTCTCATCGGCGTGCTGGGGGTCAGCGCCGCCTCGGCCGAGGCCAATGCCTGTCGCCTTGAACACGCCGTCGACGCCGAGCTGCTCGAGCGCCTGCGCAGCTTCGCCGAGTTCATCGAGCACTGCCCGCGCACCGGGCCCGACTGGGTCCAGGAGTTCCTGGAGTACTGCAATCGCCGCCAGGACCCCGAGCACTGCAAAGACTGTAAGGCCGACAAAAACTCTTAG
- a CDS encoding CCA tRNA nucleotidyltransferase: protein MAKPAPRETAIWVVQRLVERGFQALFAGGCVRDMLLEHPVFDYDVATNATPDDVQKIFPRVLLVGAKFGVAMVLHRGRKVEVTTFRSDASYSDGRRPDAVTFTSAREDAQRRDFTINGMFYDPLKDELIDYVGGQDDLRRRIIRTIGRPEQRFGEDYLRMLRAARFSVRLGFAIESETAQAIRVLSDKITAISGERIFEELSKMLVRASAAEAMDLLIDLNLAQHIFPDELTADESRLTRARQRLAKVAPKKNVTLALAALLAETPPKAIRACVRRWGASNELRDELSYLAARVDGWQTAADTQLADFKFLMGSPYWPHLQALWHAQEKLVTGRFDQAKRIADRATAVKPEAVCPPALITGADLHALGVTDGPTMGKLLRRLYEAQLNEEFSTRQAAMEQARRLTEEMQERES, encoded by the coding sequence ATGGCGAAACCCGCACCACGAGAAACCGCGATCTGGGTCGTCCAGCGCCTGGTCGAAAGAGGCTTCCAGGCGCTCTTCGCCGGCGGGTGCGTGCGCGACATGCTGCTGGAACATCCCGTCTTCGACTACGACGTCGCCACCAACGCCACCCCCGACGACGTGCAGAAAATCTTCCCCCGCGTGCTGCTGGTCGGCGCCAAGTTCGGCGTTGCCATGGTGCTCCACCGCGGCCGCAAGGTCGAAGTCACCACCTTCCGCTCCGATGCGTCCTACAGCGACGGTCGCCGGCCTGATGCGGTGACGTTCACCAGCGCCCGCGAAGACGCCCAGCGCCGCGACTTCACGATCAACGGGATGTTCTACGACCCGCTCAAGGATGAGCTGATCGACTACGTCGGCGGGCAGGACGACCTGCGGCGGCGGATCATCCGCACCATCGGCCGGCCCGAGCAGCGATTCGGCGAGGATTACCTGCGCATGCTGCGGGCGGCGCGGTTCTCCGTGCGATTGGGTTTCGCCATCGAGAGCGAAACAGCACAAGCCATCCGCGTCCTGTCCGACAAGATCACCGCCATCAGCGGCGAACGCATCTTCGAAGAGCTCAGCAAGATGCTCGTCCGAGCGTCAGCCGCCGAGGCGATGGACCTGCTGATCGACTTGAACCTGGCGCAGCATATCTTTCCCGACGAGCTGACGGCCGACGAGTCGCGCCTGACGCGAGCGCGGCAGCGGTTGGCGAAAGTCGCGCCAAAGAAAAACGTCACGCTGGCGCTGGCGGCCCTGCTGGCCGAGACGCCGCCCAAGGCCATCCGCGCCTGCGTGCGCCGCTGGGGCGCTTCGAATGAACTTCGCGATGAATTGAGCTACCTGGCCGCCCGCGTGGACGGATGGCAAACCGCCGCCGACACGCAATTGGCCGATTTCAAGTTCCTCATGGGCAGCCCCTACTGGCCACACCTTCAGGCCCTCTGGCACGCGCAGGAAAAACTCGTCACCGGCAGATTCGACCAAGCCAAACGCATCGCCGACCGCGCGACGGCCGTCAAGCCCGAAGCAGTCTGTCCCCCCGCCCTGATCACCGGCGCCGACCTGCACGCCCTGGGCGTGACGGACGGCCCCACCATGGGCAAACTCCTCCGCCGCCTCTACGAGGCGCAGCTCAACGAAGAATTTTCAACCCGCCAGGCAGCGATGGAACAAGCGCGGCGACTGACGGAGGAAATGCAGGAGAGGGAAAGTTAG
- the fabF gene encoding beta-ketoacyl-ACP synthase II — MSRCRVVITGLGTVNPVAHDVPLFWARLLEGTTGIRPISRFDAAPFASRIGGQIVDWAGPPTDLVDPREARRMDPFTQYATAAAIEAVRDSGIAFDPAKARRYACIIGTGIGGLMTLQEQHEIMMARGVTRVSPLTVPKMMGNAAAGTISILYGLTGVSYATVTACASAANAVGEAMALLQRGAADVVITGGSEAALTEIGLASFCALKGLSTRNDDPAHASRPWDKDRDGFLLAEGAGVVILETLDHARARGAKIYAELVGFGATCDAYHITAPSPEGTGACDAMILALEDAAIAPDQVGYINAHGTSTELGDMAETVAIKKAFGDYARNGLMVSSTKSLTGHMLGASGGAELVACCKAMQDNVLPGTWNLDNPSEGCDLDYIPNQSRQKKVQYMLSNSFGFGGHNACLIIKRFE, encoded by the coding sequence ATGTCCAGATGCCGCGTAGTCATCACTGGGCTGGGGACCGTCAATCCGGTCGCCCATGACGTGCCGCTGTTCTGGGCGCGATTGCTGGAGGGAACAACCGGCATCCGCCCGATCTCGCGGTTCGACGCCGCGCCCTTCGCCTCCCGCATCGGCGGGCAGATCGTCGATTGGGCCGGTCCGCCCACCGACTTGGTCGACCCGCGCGAAGCACGGCGCATGGACCCCTTCACCCAGTACGCCACCGCCGCGGCCATCGAGGCCGTCCGCGACAGCGGTATCGCCTTCGACCCCGCCAAGGCCCGCCGCTATGCCTGCATCATCGGAACCGGCATCGGCGGGCTGATGACCCTGCAGGAACAGCACGAGATCATGATGGCCCGCGGCGTCACCCGCGTCAGCCCCCTGACGGTGCCCAAAATGATGGGCAACGCCGCCGCCGGAACGATCTCGATCCTCTACGGGCTCACCGGCGTGTCCTATGCCACCGTCACCGCCTGCGCCTCGGCCGCCAACGCCGTCGGCGAGGCGATGGCCCTGCTGCAGCGCGGCGCCGCCGACGTGGTCATCACCGGCGGCAGCGAAGCCGCCCTGACCGAGATCGGCCTGGCCAGCTTCTGCGCCCTCAAGGGGCTGTCCACCCGCAATGACGACCCCGCCCACGCCTCGCGCCCGTGGGATAAGGACCGCGACGGGTTCCTGCTGGCCGAAGGCGCCGGCGTGGTCATTCTCGAAACGCTCGATCACGCCAGGGCCCGCGGGGCGAAGATCTATGCCGAGCTGGTGGGCTTCGGCGCCACGTGCGACGCCTACCACATTACCGCCCCATCGCCCGAAGGCACCGGCGCGTGCGATGCAATGATCCTGGCGCTGGAAGACGCCGCCATCGCCCCCGACCAGGTCGGATACATCAACGCCCACGGCACCAGCACAGAACTCGGTGACATGGCCGAGACCGTCGCGATCAAGAAGGCTTTCGGCGATTACGCCAGGAACGGCCTGATGGTCTCCTCGACCAAGAGCCTCACCGGCCACATGCTCGGGGCCTCCGGCGGAGCGGAGTTGGTGGCCTGCTGCAAGGCGATGCAGGACAACGTCCTGCCCGGCACGTGGAACCTCGACAACCCCAGCGAAGGCTGCGACCTGGACTATATCCCAAATCAATCCCGCCAGAAGAAGGTCCAGTACATGCTGTCCAACAGCTTCGGCTTCGGCGGCCACAACGCCTGCCTGATCATCAAGCGGTTTGAGTAA
- the acpP gene encoding acyl carrier protein, whose protein sequence is MPDEIEDKVIDIVAEQMGVDKSEITRETSFVNDLNADSLDTVELVMEFEDEFELSIPDEEAEKIQTVGQAIDYIKENSNKA, encoded by the coding sequence GTGCCAGACGAAATCGAAGATAAGGTCATAGACATCGTTGCCGAACAGATGGGCGTGGACAAGAGCGAAATCACGCGCGAAACCTCGTTCGTCAACGACCTCAACGCGGACTCTCTGGATACCGTCGAGCTGGTGATGGAGTTCGAAGATGAGTTCGAACTGAGCATCCCCGACGAAGAAGCCGAGAAGATCCAGACCGTCGGCCAGGCGATCGACTACATCAAAGAGAACTCCAACAAGGCCTAG
- the fabG gene encoding 3-oxoacyl-[acyl-carrier-protein] reductase: protein MAKTVAATPDNQKVAIVTGAARGIGREIARELLKMGMTVVAVDLKADLLGQLPEALGNPGDKLETRVQDVTDSAGMTAMVDAVAEKYGHLDVMVNNAGITRDNIVVMMTDEEWDLVLKVNLTSAFYGTRAAARVMMRQRCGSIVNMSSYSGLEGNRGQGNYAASKAGMLGLTKSAAKELAKRSVRVNAVAPGFIATEMTEVLPQQAKDMALAMIPMERMGTPGDIARAVAFLASENSAYMTGQVLSVDGGMHT from the coding sequence ATGGCAAAAACCGTAGCTGCAACCCCCGACAATCAGAAGGTCGCCATCGTCACCGGCGCCGCGCGCGGCATCGGACGCGAGATCGCCCGAGAACTGCTCAAGATGGGCATGACCGTCGTGGCCGTCGACCTCAAGGCCGACCTGCTGGGGCAACTGCCCGAGGCCCTGGGCAACCCCGGCGACAAACTCGAAACCCGCGTTCAGGACGTGACGGACTCGGCCGGCATGACGGCGATGGTCGACGCGGTGGCTGAGAAGTACGGCCACCTCGACGTCATGGTCAACAACGCCGGGATCACGCGCGACAACATCGTGGTGATGATGACTGACGAGGAGTGGGACCTGGTGCTCAAGGTCAACCTCACCAGCGCCTTTTACGGGACTCGGGCCGCCGCCCGCGTCATGATGCGCCAGCGCTGCGGCAGCATCGTCAACATGTCCAGCTACAGCGGGCTGGAAGGCAACCGCGGGCAGGGCAACTACGCCGCCAGCAAGGCCGGCATGCTCGGCCTGACGAAGTCCGCGGCCAAGGAACTGGCCAAGCGCAGCGTTCGGGTCAACGCGGTGGCTCCGGGCTTCATTGCCACGGAGATGACCGAAGTGCTTCCCCAGCAGGCCAAGGACATGGCGCTGGCGATGATTCCGATGGAGCGCATGGGCACCCCCGGCGACATCGCCCGCGCGGTGGCGTTCCTGGCGTCGGAGAATTCCGCTTATATGACCGGGCAGGTGCTCAGCGTCGACGGCGGAATGCACACGTAA